The Lathyrus oleraceus cultivar Zhongwan6 chromosome 5, CAAS_Psat_ZW6_1.0, whole genome shotgun sequence genome includes the window aagtcatgaatagtctcatcctctttcatcctcagattttcaaacttggtggtcagcatctgaagtttagacatcttcaccttggaggtaccttcatgagttaccttgagggtatcccacacttccttagccagctcacaatggtgcaccagtctgaagatgttcttactgattccattgaacaatgcattcaaggccttagaatttccaagggctaatgcctcttgctccttgtcccactcttcttcaggaatctgcacactgcctccatcttcacctgtcttcgttggatgttcccatcctttgttgacacctctccagactttgctatctagagaccttaagaaggctatcatacgaggcttccagtcatcatagttagaaccatccagcatgggtggtctatttaagtgtcctatatccttgtccatggtactagaaagtaacttccctagatctcacccatAAATTAACAGACAtggtgcctgctctgatgccaattgaaattctagttatcagactttcgatgtcacacgggttgttatgacatccaattctgcacagacaagaattatgcagaacttaaaagtaagtgcagtaaataacacaagtaattgtttacccagttcagtccaacatgacctacgtatgggggctaccaagccagggaggaaatccactattagtagtattaattcagagctaaactcccccgtttacaactcttcacttaatccctacccaatgcaatttcaatcttacactaagatcagagttcctactcactccccctcaatcacctcagtgattactacctttaatcaatattaaagacaattatgaagtcacacttcaaacaactcttgattgtgcttaacagctttaatcaagatacacaacactcacgcttaaaagcttagagtgacacaacacttacaactcaacgaacaccctataccaatgcaatcatctatgtgataatagcttggcttacaagatatgtctaatacaagactcacaaaaatacagcagtgaagtatgatgaacacactaaatcttcacgcctcaaaatccccagttctgaatgaaggattgccatccttttatattgcagcacttgggccttgtacttgtattctcctgaattttaggtcacgcgagttcccctaaattccacatataggttactaacaaataggctatttgttaggttcattaaatgtagctttgttgttggtttcctggattttctctcagctgttgaatcccttaagaatagcctgagaaaaatgctgaaacagaaaaactaaacaacctacaatatagcatatgctgtcaggaatgaatgtcacaacattcagtttgacatccaaatcaaggaccgtatgctaagtctgtttttcctgaaaacagactgtacaaatttgctgaactgtacaggacaaatctgtccatacctcagtatcaacgtacattaataaatgtcaagacatccaatttgacatttacacaattagccttatgtcaggtctattatcctcctgaagaacagactgagatacatactgaagtgtagcagaaaaccactctgcctattgttcagtatatgctgtcaatgatgaatgtcatagtatccagtttgacattcagacagtaggccttacgccaggtctggtatttccttgataaccagactgaaaataaatactgagttctaacagaacaccaactgttctattcctcagtatctgctgacagggatgaaagtcataacatccagtttgacattcaataaatcctgtattagctaatcctgcagtacattactcagaatgtcatgacatcagccaagacatcagagtacagctagataaTCTAACttacaatgcagtcaaacaagcatctccacagcatgtcatgacatcagtcaagatattagaatccagctagtgttttaccatacaatgcagccaattaaacacctacaatagggtctagggaaccccagttttgaccagttgaattcctctggtcaagCACCATAAACCAACTTGttagcttgatattctcttgacttttgggacccatagaggatcatatatgcataatatgatgaaatttgaagtatcccttgaaatatttgatcaattgttgaagaaacttgttgaagaagtcacacaagatacccagatgaattagggtttccaaggcaaaccaactccaaactcttgatgatttcttgataaaaataacatgttaagatcatggggatccatatattatacttagatccatagtaaaccacttcttgattgagctccttgcaatgagggttttaaaccctagatatgagcttggtagatcaaaggtgagcatgtgcactacctacaaaagagttaaactatacaataacatatttttggtattttggttagtaaacaaagaaaaatgaagtatgatagaatcaaatggtgcttgatgatctctcccaatgcaaaccagttgaatgaggggtaagaaggatgccaaggtgtgatcccaatgctaatgcacatgatgagaataacatgagggatcttaaggttATAATTAGGGTCTTACACTCTCCGATTCCTCATTTTTAATAATTATGATGAGCTTTCTATTGAGGAGTTGGAAGGTATTCTCCGACTCCCAGTGTACGGACCGAGTGCGGTCCCTGATGGGTTTTCTCCAAAAGATTTTTGGACTGCCATTACTGGGAGGAATAATTACATCTCAAAAGGTGCAAAAGACTCCGGACACTAGAACCTGTGCTTCCTCTATGCCCAAAAAGGTCTGGCGTACACCCTGTTTGGACAGGGTGATAACACGGGCGTGACAACTCAGCGGGAGTTATTCTTCCTGAACTCGATGGCACAAAATAAGGCCATCAACGTTATTGCCTTTGCAACTCATTACTTGGGGAGAGTTGGCCAGGCAAATTCCGAGGGTACTTTTATCGGGGGCATGATTACCCAGATTGCTGAACATTTCGGGTATCATGCGTTTTTTCTTGAAGACACCCCGGTGGAAGGTAAGACAAAAATAGATATGGCAACTCTCATCCAGCAAGGTATGATTTATGTTGCACATAATTACTATTTTGTTCTGATTCATAAACGGTTTATCATTTCACTTCCTGATCCTGACATATTAAGTATTGTTAATtgtgctaattggttgtatgtgagTGTTGACCCCGATACGAAGGAAGGCTACGATGCTGAAAATCTAGTTGCAGGTGAACATGTTATAGGTGAACAAATGAATGAAGATGATCAACATCAAGAGCCATTGGTACCCCCGCCCCAAGAGCCATTCCATCAGGTCACCGAGTCATCATCCATGAATCATGACCAGTTGGTATGGGTACAAACCGAGCTCAGTGATCTTAGGACCGAGCAATCCAAACAAGGCATCGAGCAGGCTCGGCAAGGGGCGATTTTGGATGATCTGAACTTGATGATACGACAGTTGATGTTGCACTTTCCGCCCCAACCTCCTCAGTAGGGCACTGTGAGTTACTTTCCTTCTATCTTGTTCTAAAACATTGACGCCAgtgtttagttcaagtgtgggggaggcTTTACTATGCTTTTCACttttagtttttcattttgttttatattttatttgattatttCCCAACTGTTATTATTCTacatttggtttatttttactGTTGGGTATCATTTACTACATGTATTTCTGGTTCTTGGTGTATTGTTGGATTAGGTGATGACCATTAGTGGtagtggatgaaaggatcactTCATTTACGGTTGCTTGTTGTGAGGGATCTTACCAAAAAGTTGATACTGCTGAAGAAAAGATCGGACACAACTTCTCAAGCTCGACTAATGTAGGTTCCCTGTGCATTCCGAGTTGAGTAAGAAGTCACACCATAGTAGAGGTATTGTGGATGTtgtcaagctttacctaacatggtgagtgcataaaaagccaaacacatttgtcataatgagcgatattcaggtatgtctttatcactctgactCTGTGTAGGTTCTTTGGGAATATCATTGCATATATACACACACTAAGGCACATTGTTTAAATAATAGACCTGAGTCTTTCTAGCCATCCCTTAAATATTATCCCTTGTTAGCCCTGTTGAGTCTGTACCCTTTGTTTGTTTATATAACCACATGATGTAACCCGCGGCccaaacacttccttaccctgttcagagtTGATGTTATATCTTTAAGCTATGTTAAATTCTATGTTTGGGGTAACCCCATAAGTATCTGAGAGTAAGGTGAGTGCTTAAAAATAAGAAAAACGACCatcgaaaaagaaaaaaaaatcttttCAATGGTACAGGAAAAGCACTCACCGAATGAGAAACACTCagttgaaaaaaaaagagaagagaaaatcaaagaaaaaaaaagagaacTGAGCAATACAAACTGAAAAAGAAAAGAATTGAAAGTAAGATGTAGAACCAGCATAGTGAAAAGAATAATGACATTGGCTCTAAACCCAAACCACTGGTTTTCCCTTTTGTTTGTATTTACCACACCGTAACTCAAGCCCTGTTACAACCCAAAAGACCAcaaaaagtgtgtgttgtgtgtagttgatacgaaaggagaaactattcaaacttatgagttgatattgcatattctgaaaTGTGAGTGTAAACACTTTAACCCGGAGtgacttggtgagagtgtgatataagctgacaaGTGAAGCGGTACGTCAATGTGGAAGTGCGGTAgaaaactcattaggaaaagcAGGGACTATGAAAGGGAGAACAAAGGCGTTGGGGAAAGATctcagcagtattgtggtaagaatCAATTTTGAAAAGTGACACACTTTGTCTTGTAgaacattacttgaggacaagcaatgagctaagtttgaGGTGATGATCGATCACtattttcactatgttttcatTACTTATCCAACAAGAAACCAAGGATTCTGGAACAATTTGTGCGTGTCATGGGGCCTTTTAAGTTAGTTTTCATTTCTGTAAGTTATTTAagaattttattaatttttagttttattttgtgttttggggattttatgctttggttgtcTGTGTTTATGCCCTTCAGGTCCACGCAGAATATCCAGCGGACTCAAtgcgagaaagtggaaagttttGGCGTTCGAGGAAAGAATATTTCTCAACACAGGGggcctgacacgggccatgtcaggaTGTAGGAAACTTAACCACAAGGAATAGCCAAGAAGGGGCCTGACACGGCCATCCGTGTCAGTTGACACGACCTCCCGTGTGAGGTTACCTGAGACGTGTCAGGAGGGAATTGGTAAGGTAGGGAGCTGACACGGCtacccgtgtcagctgacacgggttGTGTCAGCCCAAGTGCAGATTCTTCCATTTTTTGGGCTTTTTCCTGAGCTTGAGCTGCAAGGACGTTTTGGGATTTCCAACCTTTGCCAAGGGGATTTTTCACTGTTTTAGGAGACTTTATACAAGAGAAGAGGGGACTTTGGAACGAGGAGAACACATAGAATTGTCAGACGATCGAGAATTATAGAGATCAAGGCATTCAGAAAGcggaagattttcatgagcggaagcgattgaagatccaagttatccaattacttgtaatgtgtatttttaTCTTGAATCTGTTTTTAACAATATAAGTTGCTAAACCTCCTAATGCTaaggggtgtccctgatttagatcTGTAATGACTTTGAGCTTACAATTtcatttataatattgtttttacgatagtcttttgatgtgtttaatgctttctctttcggaccaatcgagattgttgtatggttatcaattaggctggacctccattggtaaggttttcataagattactctgcCGTAGATATTACCTATGACTAGGGATACCttgtatgaatcagagcattcttgatataataaggcttaatttcaccgATAATTTCatatggacatagaaattagggtaaaatgattaaaggttttctcaccaaggacttgggagaaaatactcttaagaactggtagtaattgatatttgttgatgcagTAGTCACTCAGAGTTATTATAGGGACAAAttatacaccttccctgacattgttcttcttcccttgcaaacccttattttacAGTATTAATTtcttttgcctttatttttataaatctGAATCTAAAACACTCAACAATAgttttgtttaattgaacaatGCTTTGAACTTGATATTAACTTGAaatccttgagatcgacattcagggaattttccttttattactataacaggaaaaatagtacacttgctattttttcaATCATAGGGAATAACCTTACGGTATTCCAACTATGATGATGGCAAGTTTGCACCCTAGTGCATCTATGTATGCATATAATGCAATAAATAATGCATCCCCTATTAACCCATACTTAACATCAAGGTCTTTTGTTAACAACCCTGGTAGAATGACACAACAGTCAGGAGATTTAGCATATATTCCTCCAGGTATGCCACCCTTAACCAATAATCATCTCTAGCCAGTAAGAAAACAAATGGATGAGAGTAATCATGAAATGATTCACATTATTACACATAAAATAGGCATAGTGTTCAATCCTTTGATTGAGAACACAAATCACAGTTACCAACAATTGGCACAACAAATGAGTTGAATTAATGATTTTTTGGCGCTCCTCAAGCACCTATTCAGCAAGTGCCTAATAACCAGATACCACAACAAGCAATACCGGTCGAAACACCAAAACTTAGGGTAATCGAAGCTAATGCAAGCCAAAATGGCCTTGAGGTAGTGTTGGTGCATTCAAACCATGATTCAGACCGAGTAGTTAGAAATGCTCAGCAAAACAATTTTGGGGGCAGAATAATATACCTAATATAGTCGAGCCGATTTTGGCCCAGAACCATCTCAATCTCGGTATACATAGGCCAAATTTCATCTATACATTATTCGATTATGTATTATATACTGAATTTCCAAGGGGTTGGAAGATCCCCAAGTTCACTAAGTTTATAGGGGATACTAATGTATCTACTATCGAACATGTGGCAATGAATTAGTCAGAGGTAGGAGACATAACCAATAACGAGAATTTGAAGATGGAACTCTTCCCAAATTCCTTGACTAAAAATGATTTCACATGGTTTACCATCTTACCCCCAAGGTCCATATGTATTTGGAACCAACTGAAGAGTGTATTCCATGAATAATTTTAAATGGGCCTGTCCAATATTAGCCTCAAAGAGTTAGCTAATGTGAGGCGAAAGTTGCCCGAGTCAATAGACGACTACCTCAACAATTTTATAATATTGAAGGCAAGGTGCTTTACTCAAGTTCTTGAACATGAATTAGTCGAAATAGCTGCAGGGGGTCTGGACTATTTCATTAGGAAGAAGTCATAGACCCAGTATTTGAGAGACATGGCCTAACTACCAGATAGAGTTTGACAAGTCGAACGCTTGAAAGATGAAAAGGCTAGGTCAAATAAATaccataaaaaataaaaaatagtcTTCATCGAAATGGACCAAGTATTTGATTCTGATTGTGTTGAAGAGAGTCAGGTTAATCTGGCAGAATTAAAGCCAATGCCACCTTACACTTGTAAGTTGTTAAGACCTTCGAATGGGAAGAACCCCGCCGAACATATCAAAAATGAGAAATATGTTACAAATACATATACCTTTGATGTTTCCAAGTGTGACAAAAGCTTCAACCTGCTAGTTACCGATGGTCAGGTCATAGTCCCAAAGGGGCTAAAAACACTTATGATAGAccaaagaaagaaaaaaggatTTATGCAAATTCCATAACTTCCTAGGTCATAAAACCTCACAATGTATTCTTTTCAGAGATTTAGTCCAAAATGCTCTCAGAAAAGGAAGGTTACAATTTTCTGATAAGCCAAAGCCTCAAGAATAAGTAAATTCAAACTCCAAGGTTGAAGAGACCCTATATGTTGAAACTGTCGACGTAATGATGGTCAACATTATGGATAACAAAAACATATAGGTGGTTGAAATCAGTCCTCTAGAATACATAAATCATGTGAACATGGTGTATCCAAAAGCAGAGGAAGAGTCATTTGATTTCCTCAATAGGTGAGAGTTGAAGGATTATAAAGTAATGTTGTGTCCATGCTGTAGTCCGGTCTTTGATAAGGAGGCTGCCAAAGGTTTGGAGAAATATAATCCACGGATGTCTGGAAGAAGTGACAACTCTTCATTTTTTAAAATAGAGGTATTCCCCATATAGAACCTTAGGGTAGAACTTATGATACATCTGCAAACGTCCCCATCAGAGAATGGGTGAGACCTGTAGATAAAATTGGCACTCATCAACGTAGGAGAAAATAATTGACATCGACCCGAGGTCTTCGTACCATGATAATTCTCAAACATCAAAGAATTATTCATATAATTCAATGAACTACCTTGGAAAAAATCCAATGACCAGAACTCAATGGAGGAGACACTAGAGAAAGAAAAAGGTTGCCTTTGAATCAGAGAGTTAGAACAGAAATGACAAcatcaaagctgtaaagcaaggCCAGGCAAACAAAAGGATTATCAATCAAAGATTATAACCCCCATTGTCTCCCATGGAGAAGTCAAAAGAAGAGAAGATATTTCCAAACTAGGATGAAGATATGTAAATAAAGAGCTTAGATTCTACTTCTAGAGAAGAGATAAACATCATTTGTAATATGATATATGTGTTACCAGTGGAATATGATCAAGTCACTGAGGTGACCGAAGATGAAAGTAGGTTAGCCAATGAATTGGCAATCCACAAACCCATATGCTACTATATGATGAACAATGGTGCCATAGGCGGAGATTAGGCCATTTTGGAAAGGCCTGATTATGGGATGCAACATAATCTTAAGCCCCTCTTGTTTTGAATGAAGGTGGAAAGTATGGGGATGAACAAAGTGTTGATTGATGGAGGAGAGACAATCAACATTATGCCACACTCAATGTTCAGGAAGATTGGAAAATTTGATACCGATCTCACAACATGGTTCTTTCAAACTATGAAGGAAAGACAAACGTTTCCTTGTCTATTATTCAAGTGGGTGTCATGGTAGgaattgaaggtagagaaaaacaagaaagggggggggggggggtgaattgttTCCACAGATAATAAAAACTTTTACAAATAAAACACGCGTGAAAAATAAGGCTATCAACacagaagtttatcctggttcgcttgaaattcaaagttactccagtccacccgacgaaggtgatttcgcctttaacaaggacttaatccactaattttgaaagattacaacaaagAGCGTCTAAGAAGACAAAGacctcttagccctctcaagtttacagacttaacaagtcacttgaggaatattcAACAAGTAATGAAAATACAGTAATgtgcttagtgcttctaggtaagcagtaGTTACACAATATAAGAACATAAATATTtcacacttagagcaacaactcgtgtgaacaAAAATGAACAAGAATAAAAGAGATTATGAAATGTTTGTACTATTCTCGTATATGCTTCGTTTCTTGTATGAAGATGATCTAACCTTTATATAGATTTGATAAAGAGACCGTTAGTTGAGGCCATCATAGATATCTTGGAAATGATGGACttttaatgtcattaatctcttTGTCCTTTCCATAGAAATATTTGAGTGCGTTAAATCTCTTCCAAAAATAGATTCATCCAAAAAACGGAAGGCTTCACAGCTAAGCCTTTGTGATTGTCCTGAGTTAGAGTACGCGGTGCTCAGGTGTTCTTGTTTAGCGTATGTATCTTCAGATAGTTCCTGAAAGCAAATTGACTTCAGAAGTTCTTGATGTCTTTTTGATAGTGATTTCTCTAGAGTGTAAAGTCATCAGATTTATTGAGTGCACTATTCAGATTTAGAGCGTCTGATTCTTTTCTCCATAGAACTCTGTGCGCTTTCTTTTATTCAGAGTCAAAACCTCTGCATAAATATCTTCTAAGTGGTTATTCTGGACTTACGTGTTTGTCAGATGTATGTCTATCTGATCCTTTTTTGATTAGAATCCTAGACACTCAGATAAATTTGTCAGGGTACTAGTTTGTTTCAtcctttattatcatcaaaaccttagagatgaattgtagacacAAAATCTTGTTCTTTCAATCTCCCTgtttttgatgaagacaaaaatctcagagtgatgatgaaacaatgatacttcaACAAGGATTTAAGAAAAATATCTCTGAGTCAAATGAGTGACGACTCCCCCTGAGATAGATCATACTAAATTTTAGATGTTCTTACCAGATCTCCTTGCGTAGCAGCCAGTTTTTACCTTAGATACTTCCTACATAGCTTAGAATTTCATAAGAGTTTTAAATGTGCATAATGCAGCAAGAGGCTTAGATTTtatttcatcagagctatttttattctccccctttttgtcagactcaaaaagacttAGCAAAAAAAATTTAGAGTAGGCAAAATATGATTCATATATGGGAAAGAGAAATATAGATAATATGATTAACTATAAAGAACAAAGAGAAAAACACTTAGAGAATACATATCAAATATGAAAGTAGAGAAAATAACAAAAcaaatcctaagtgcctaagggttcggaggtGGTGGCATCCTTTGAAGCAATCGAGTCAGCAGGTTCTGAATGTTGGAGTTGACAGAGTCCTGTTGATCCAGTTTTGCTCTTACAATCTGCTACTCCTTCTGTAGCTCTTCCAGAGTCTTCAACACTAGAGGAGAAAAATCAGAGTGAAATTgctccccctgaatcagagcgTCATTCCTAGCCTTGGCAGCTTCTTCTGCAGCCATGGGTGCTGCTTCTTCAGCATCAGCCTTTTCTTTGGCTTCAACTTCAGCAACAACAGCAGCCTCGGTAACAACCTTCTCTGCAACTTCTCTTGCTCTTTGTTCTTCCTCCAGACGAGCcttctcttcagcttctcttTTGGCTCTCTCTTTTGCCTCTTTGGCCTGACGTGCCTGCAACCTCTCTCCAGCttctctgatgaagtcgtttcgggattgttcagagaggcctttcagcttgaaagCCTTAGATGTCATCCATTTGATCACTCTATTCTAGTTAATCCTCACTGCAGAGGGATCATCATTAATTCTAGAGTTTTCAGATAGAGATATGATCTTCTCCACTGAAGACTCAGCAAATAAGGTTACTGCTTCTTCCAGGGTGGGAAAGGTGGGTGCTGTTTCAAAGGTGGGAAATGTTGGTTCTGGTGGTGTGGGGATGGTTTTAGTGGGAGGTTCAGAGTGATGGGTAATGGGGTTTTCAGTGGGAGTTTCGATGTGTGGTTCAGATGGAGGTGTTGGTAGTTGCTCAGATAGTGATGGAATATTTGTTTCTGGTTCCGGTTGGTTGTGGGTGGAGAGGGCACAAGCCTGAAGTTAAGCTAGAGTAGGAGATTGGGGGTCAGATGGCTCAGAGTCAGAGGAGATGGTATAGTAAGGTGGGGATGAAGGTGGTGAAATGGGTTCATTGAACATTTGAGCTTCAAATATGGGCAAAGTTGTGGTGGCGATGTTAAATTTGAAGGGGAGGTGATGGTGGGTTAGATGTAGGTGTTTCAGAGGGCTTTGTGGTGGAGGGTGTAGGTTCAGAGGGTGTGTAGATGGGTGAGGTTTGAGGAAGGGAAGAAGCCATTTTCCTTAAATGTAAAGACGGAGAGTTA containing:
- the LOC127079940 gene encoding eukaryotic translation initiation factor 4 gamma-like, with product MESTEQRSTSSQKTTTKTDDISSPIYKEPHILDLEPHINLATAFDKLEVLYESLVDFENMKRNGIDLTEDLRKQGEAGERLQARQAKEAKERAKREAEEKARLEEEQRAREVAEKVVTEAAVVAEVEAKEKADAEEAAPMAAEEAAKARNDALIQGEQFHSDFSPLVLKTLEELQKE